The Microbacterium esteraromaticum genome contains the following window.
CGATCGTCTGGGCGCAGCTCGTTCAGGACGATGCCCGCTATGCCCAGCGGGTGGCTCGGTACACAGAGCGACTGGACGACTACCTCGATGACGCGCTGCACCTGATCGGCGCCGACGGGGCACCGCTACTGCAGGGTCGCAGCCTCACCTACCGGTTCGCCACGGCGGCCCCCGCGTGGGCGGCCGCGTTCCACGGGCGATCCCGCCACGATCCCGGACTGCTGCGCCGGGCCGCAAGCGGCCAGATCAAGCATTTCGTCGAGCGCGGCGCCCCCGATGCCGATGGCGTCCTCTCACTCGGCTGGCACCATCCGTGGCGGGCGATCGCGCAGAACTACTCGGGGCTGGGATCGCCCTATTGGGCGGCGAAAGGGATGCTGGGGCTGGCCCTGCCCGCTTCGCACCCCGCGTGGACCGCGCCCGAGCAACCGCTGCCGATCGACCGCGGCGCCTTCGCGCGTGCCCTGTCCGCGCCCGGGTGGCTCGCCATGGGAACGACCGACGGCATCGTGCGCATCGTCAACCACGGCACCGACCATCGCGCCGAGGGCACCGACCACCCCGACGCGCCCCTGTACGCGAAGTTCGGCTACTCGACAGCGACCGCCCCCGTGCTGACCGATCCCGGCGTCTCCTGGCCCGTCGACGGGACAGTGGCGCTCGTGCGCGACGGACTGCCCAGCCACCGCTCGGGATTCACCGTGGGGAACACGCTCGCCCTGGACGCGCAGACCCTCCTGGGTTGGTCGACGTCGACAGCCCACTGGCCGATCGGCTACGAGGCAGGACCGGACCACGGCGTCGGCACCCACCACGGCGCAACGATGCACGGGCCGCGCATCGACACCGTATCGGTGACCCACGGCGCGTGGGAGGTGCGATTGATCCGCGTGCACGCCGATGCGCCGCTGCAGCCGGGCGACACACTGCGCGTCGGCGGCTGGGCGCTGACCGGCGACGTGGCCCCGTTCACCGACGGCCCTGCGCCGAGTGACGCAGCACCCCACGCCGCATGGGCACGGACCGAGCGACTGGCGACCGGCGTCGTGGCGCTCGGTGAAGACACGCTCGGTGACGTGGCAGACCCGCACTCCTCCGGAGTGCTCACCCTCGACGACGCCACGCCTCTGGCAGGGCGCACCGCGGTTCCCTGGCTGGAGACGGCCCCGGATGCCGGCGCGTGGCGCGCCTTCGGCATCCACCTGGGCGCCCCCACCGAGGCGACCGCAGCGCCCGTCGTCTCGACCCACCACGAGGGCCGGCACATCGCCTGGCCCGACGGGCACGTCACGCGCCTGCCGATCGGCCCGCTTCTCAGCCGCTCCGGCGCGAAACCATGACGGGCAGCATCCGCAGATCTTCGGGCTCGCCACCCTCGATCAGGTCGGCCAGGCACTGAACGGCCGCCTCGCCGAGGCGATCGAAATCCTGTCGCACCGTCGTGAGCGGCGGCCGGTACTGGGCGGCATCCGCGACGTCGTCGAAACCGATCACCGCGATATCGTCGGGCACCCGC
Protein-coding sequences here:
- a CDS encoding DUF2264 domain-containing protein: MITLPAADTALSPFTGWTRAHWERVADTILDGAARHASPTGSLIRYPGVPGGLGRDIDHLEGFTRTFMLASFRIAGDPARTQSLARRYARGIAAGVDPTHPERWVRIEEHAQAKVEAAALALGLHLTRDTVWAQLDDRARTQTIDYLSAFMGEPYPPNNWAWFRIMVSFFLESVGGPFSASDRDEDFALLDGFDLPGGWTSDGVGRDFDHYCGWALPFYPIVWAQLVQDDARYAQRVARYTERLDDYLDDALHLIGADGAPLLQGRSLTYRFATAAPAWAAAFHGRSRHDPGLLRRAASGQIKHFVERGAPDADGVLSLGWHHPWRAIAQNYSGLGSPYWAAKGMLGLALPASHPAWTAPEQPLPIDRGAFARALSAPGWLAMGTTDGIVRIVNHGTDHRAEGTDHPDAPLYAKFGYSTATAPVLTDPGVSWPVDGTVALVRDGLPSHRSGFTVGNTLALDAQTLLGWSTSTAHWPIGYEAGPDHGVGTHHGATMHGPRIDTVSVTHGAWEVRLIRVHADAPLQPGDTLRVGGWALTGDVAPFTDGPAPSDAAPHAAWARTERLATGVVALGEDTLGDVADPHSSGVLTLDDATPLAGRTAVPWLETAPDAGAWRAFGIHLGAPTEATAAPVVSTHHEGRHIAWPDGHVTRLPIGPLLSRSGAKP